A window of Lepidochelys kempii isolate rLepKem1 chromosome 1, rLepKem1.hap2, whole genome shotgun sequence contains these coding sequences:
- the LOC140911801 gene encoding olfactory receptor 52R1-like, with amino-acid sequence MQEIPLCLSIGHLLPASMSDSNTTYFTNPSTFILLGIPGLEAAHIWLSIPFCIMYVIAILGNITILFIVNMEPSLHVPMYYFLCMLAITDLVLSTSILPKTLSIFWFKSKEIDFSACLTQMYFIHCFSVMESGILVAMAFDRYVAICDPLRHSTILTNPVVAKIGLAVVLRGGMLVLPHLFLARQWPYCRTNIIPHSYCEHIAVVKLACDDTRVSSYYGLFAAFLVTGVDVSFIAMSYTQILRAIFSLPTKDAQLKTFWTCSSHLCVILTFYIPALFSFIMHRFGHNVALHFHVLLANVYLLVPPVLNPIIYGVRTKQILDRLLQLFTYKET; translated from the coding sequence ATGCAGGAGATACCATTGTGCCTCAGCATTGGACAtcttctccctgcctccatgtcagattccaacacaacctacttcaccaacccctccaccttcatcctgctgggcattcctggcctggaggcagccCATATCTGgctctccatccccttctgcatCATGTATGTCATAGCCATCTTGGGGAACATCACCATCCTGTTCATTGTGAATATGGAGCCGAGCCTCCATGtgcccatgtactatttcctctgcatgctggccaTCACCGACCTGGTCCTGTCCACATCCATCCTGCCCAAAAcactgagcatcttctggttcaagTCCAAGGAGATAGATTTTagtgcctgcctcacccagatgtacttCATTCACTGCTTCTCAGTGATGGAGTCTGGGATCCTCGTAGCCATGGCTTTTGATCGTTATGTGGCTATTTGTgatcccctgagacattccaccatTCTGACAAACCCTGTGGTGGCCAAGATCGGCCTGGCCGTGGTCCTGCGTGGAGGCATGCTTGtactgccccatctcttcctggcgaggcagtggccatattgcagaaccaacatcatCCCCCACTCATACTGCGAGCACATAGCTGTGGTGAAGCTGGCCTGTGACGACACCCGCGTCAGTAGTTACTACGGCCTCTTTGCGGCATTCTTGGTGACTGGTGTGGATGTGTCTTTTATTGCCATGTCCTATAcccagatcctcagggccatcttcagcctccccacaaaggaCGCCCAGCTCAAAACTTTTTGGACTTGCAGCTCCCACCTCTGTGTCATCTTAACTTTTTACATCCCAGCTCTCTTCTCCTTCATCATGCACCGGTTTGGCCACAATGTGGCCCTGCATTTCCATGTTCTCCTTGCCAACGTATACCTACTGGTGCCCCCTGTGTTAAATCCCATCATCTATGGGGTGAGGACCAAACAGATCTTGGACAGGCTGCTCCAGCTCTTTACTTATAAAGAGACCTAA